The Faecalibacterium sp. I3-3-89 sequence AGGGCGCTGCGGTCGCAGTTGAGGTAATCGGCCAACTGGATGCGGGAGTAGGGGATGGTGAAGGTAAGGCTGTGGTGCACCTCCGCCTCGCTGAGGAGGTAGGCGCACACCTTGGCCCGCAGGCTCTTGAGCAGCAGCAGGTCCACCCGGCGGGAGAGGAGGAAATATTTGTCGCTGATGGTGCGCACGAGATTTTGTAAGACCCGCTGGCGGGCCGGGTCGGCCCCGGGCAGCAGGAGCTTTTCGTAGGGCATCAGCAGCACCTCACAGGGGGCGGAGGCCATCACCGTCACCGGGCTGGAAAGGCTCGAGCCGCCCAGCACGTCGCCGAATACGCCGCCCGGCCCCATCTGGCTGATGGGCAGACGCGCCCCGCTGGCGGCAGGGTGATAGGCTTCGATGGTGCCCGAGAGCACCACGCCCACCCGGCGGTTGGTCTGCCCGGCCAGCACGAGGGTCTCGCCCCGG is a genomic window containing:
- a CDS encoding Crp/Fnr family transcriptional regulator, coding for MGMENYLPLLQSTSLFAGLEAESLRVLLGNVGAVLRTYSRGETLVLAGQTNRRVGVVLSGTIEAYHPAASGARLPISQMGPGGVFGDVLGGSSLSSPVTVMASAPCEVLLMPYEKLLLPGADPARQRVLQNLVRTISDKYFLLSRRVDLLLLKSLRAKVCAYLLSEAEVHHSLTFTIPYSRIQLADYLNCDRSALSRELSLMQRDGLLETYRSSFKLLEPEALRRMVL